ttaattaaattaataatttatttatcgactaaattaattattaaataaataaattaaataattaatttattaattagcttaataattaaattaataaagattattttatagtatcTAGTTTAGTCTATAATAACTAGTTcaaaattaactaaattattaataaatagattatttagaaagattatagatcttattttatataatatttgGTTTAATATACAGGTTATAGTCTcgattataataaatagattaaaaatatagatataaatatattaaaattaattaaaaaatataagcgctaataagattaatattttataatatattatatatttattaataaaaacgttaatattttttttaactagtatattattatatattagattatctattaagtatatttttagatagtTAGTTAGAACCGCTAGATCTTTAGAAGATTAactacttttttattattagaagactatattaattattaagtaGATGGACTACGGCGTATCCGTAATATTTATTGTTGTATTGATTCTTAAATTCTAATGACTAAGTCACACTAACACGTATCGACAGTTTTTCCGAAGTACCCACTTCGATGATCATCCGTTTTCGTTCCATGGTTGGAAAAAGTCAATCGATCGTTCGTAGTCAAGAAGAACGGGATGGTCCCCGATAGGGATCGCACCCACCCAAGTTGCCATCGTGATAAACAATACCCGATACTGCCTGCCTATGCCCAAGATGGCATTATTCTAGCTCGAGTTTTTCAAGGCTCGACTGATGCTTCTGTCTTTGAGAATTATGTTGAGCAGCTTCTTCGGCACTGTGGCAGATGGCCTGAGCCAAAATCTGTGTTAGTCATGGATAACGCATCTTTTCATCATTCCAACCGCATAGAGCATATGTGCTTGGAGTCAGGTGTGAAATTGGTCCATTTGCTTCCATATTCCCCGGACCTGAATCCGATTGAACGATGCAATAACTAGTGCTCATTCGATCGGCCAAGAAACTATAagtttcttgtttttttgcAACTACTGGCCAAACTATCTCATAGAGTCAACCCGATCCCTTGAGTCCCCATCGAAATGTATATTTAAGGGACAATGCCGCTCTAGGAAAGAGCTGCTCCGTCGGTGAAGAAACCAAATATagtatcatcatcaagaaacGTATGTTTGGCCCCATCATGGACATTAAATTGACATACATCCTCCACGCCGTCTTCCCCGAGTGTGATGGTTCCCGGCACGAGGTCAGTACCGATGTTGGCAGCTAGGCGAGAGTTAGTATGGTTTATATTAGCTCAGCGAAGCCAACTGACCATGAAGAGACGACCAGGAACTGCATCGGAGGTATTGTCTGTGATGCAGGGTGCTAGTTTCGCAACACGAAGCATGAGGCTTTTCAGTAACGCCAATGGCTTTTTCAGCCCGGATCCACATCCTTTCTGATACTCCAACAGAGCAGACCAGAAGAAACGACACGCCTCAGTATAATCATCGCGGCCTTGACTATCAGACTGAAGTAAATTAAGCACGGCACTATACATAGCATATGAGATGCCAATTTGGGCACGTCGGAGTGTGAATGACCTTTGGTATGTTTCGGCAAGTGCGCGGATGTTAAACGCCGCTTCGATACATTTGTCCATTGCTTCATGCTTGTCCTGTGCGTGCAAATTAAGGCCGAAGCGATTCTGTGTCGTAAATGGTTGTTGAGTCAAGATTACTAAGGTCCAGTATGTGGTGCTAAGAATCTTGTCAGCAAGATAAGAAATGATGCCATAATTCCATAACAACACATACTAAAGTGTCATCTGGTGTGGTGGAGGGGGGTCGTCCACGCTTGGATCAAACGATAGATGCGAAGGAAGGCCCGATCTCCACTCGTCTAATTTCATCATGATTTGTTGTCTGGTCTCTAAGAGACTAAGCAACGATTTGACCCCATGTCCTGTCGAATAAAACGCTCCTATGACTGATTCTGTTATGACTGAAAGTTGGAGCAAACATTCAAACGTGCTGAGAGCGAATGAAGGTCTACCGCGGTACATCGGGGCCTTGGCATTGCATAGCTCAACATTGGGGTCGACATAAGGtttccattcttccagctcctcgaAAGAGTCAAGAAACTCCCGAGGTACATTGGCCTGGGACAGGTACAAAGCCGGATTTTGACTGAAATAAAGGGATTGAGATTTGTCGGTGGCATAGGCACCCCAGTatactcttcttctgatctCTCGCTCCAAGGGAGAGAGTATCATATCGTCTCCGCAGTGAGAAGGCTTCCGATCTTCCAGATGGTAGCCGAGATCGAATATCATTCGGTAGGCCATACCACAAAACACCCAGCCAGCACTCTGTTTGCCATACTGTACCAGGCAGGCACCACAGAGAAAAAGCGCAACCACGGTAGGCAGATTGGGTTTGTCGATATAGTGGACAAGCAAAGATTTGAATCGGCCGTAGAATGCCATTCCTGGGGCTCGCGGGTCGCCGCTATCTGGTAACAATGGGTTCCGGTCGCTGTAAAGGCTGCTCTGTATGTATATAGCATTCATGAGAAGTTTGTTAACGTAAGGCTCATTGGTAAGAAGACTATCCACAAAGGCTGGGCGATAAGTAAGAAGATACATCAGGTGAAGTCGGTTCCAATGAAGGCCCAATAGATGCATCGCTGTATCCATAGGAACGCCATCAAAGTCGATGTATGCGTCCATGCTCGACGTGTGATAAAGCATGTGTTCTTTCTGTCTACTAATTGCCGAGAAAGAGATGAGCTGGTCTCGAACGGCGGTCCGGGAATCATTTTCAACATCTCTTGGCTGTGTTGTGGCTGACGAGTGTTCGAGGTAGCGATGACAAAGATTTGTCACACCATAGGCCTGTATGCCAGAGATATCAGAGTCGATTCGAGGATTTCAAGGTGCGGCGTCATTATCTTGACTGGCTGACCGGTGATCAAGTGATAAACGGGAGTTAGTGGACGGTATAAACCCTGGCCGCTTTTCGTGTCGAGGAGTTCCTGATATCTGCTCAAGTGACACGATTCCAGATTTTAATTCATGATCTGGCTCTAGCCCAGAATTCGGATGTCCTCTCTGAAGTAGTTCTGAGGGCAATTTGGTACTGCTAGAATTCCCGTCGATGACATCTCCCGCACCGCTTGCCTTGTGGGCTTGATCCTTCAATTCTTAAATTTGCTTTTGAAGCAAGTAGACATCCACTCTCTTGGCCCTGGTAGCTGTTCTCCTCCCATCCTTGGGATATTCGCAGTGCTGATTCTTCAGGATACATAGGCCGCATTTTGGAAGCTGACCGTCACATTTGATCTTTCATCAGAAGTTAGCTAGTCCTTCAGAAGCGTAGGAGGCGGAAACCCGAGAGCCAaagtctttcttttccatccatGTTTATTTCAGGCATCATCCACGTGACTTGTGGGATGACTTACCTTCTTGAGACGACAATGTTTGCACGTGGAGCAAGCGGCACGAGCTTGGGCTCGTGCCTGCCGACGAGGGCGCATTTGTCGTGGGGGCGTcatgcaagaagaaggccgacgTCTTTGAGATCATATTCGCCACTTTCGGCTTGTCGTGTTCATGAGACCGCACGGCTTCCGCGAAAAGGGTCAAGCTCGGGATCGAG
This window of the Aspergillus flavus chromosome 8, complete sequence genome carries:
- a CDS encoding fungal-specific transcription factor domain-containing protein, which gives rise to MLYHTSSMDAYIDFDGVPMDTAMHLLGLHWNRLHLMYLLTYRPAFVDSLLTNEPYVNKLLMNAIYIQSSLYSDRNPLLPDSGDPRAPGMAFYGRFKSLLVHYIDKPNLPTVVALFLCGACLVQYGKQSAGWVFCGMAYRMIFDLGYHLEDRKPSHCGDDMILSPLEREIRRRVYWGAYATDKSQSLYFSQNPALYLSQANVPREFLDSFEELEEWKPYVDPNVELCNAKAPMYRGRPSFALSTFECLLQLSVITESVIGAFYSTGHGVKSLLSLLETRQQIMMKLDEWRSGLPSHLSFDPSVDDPPPPHQMTLYTTYWTLVILTQQPFTTQNRFGLNLHAQDKHEAMDKCIEAAFNIRALAETYQRSFTLRRAQIGISYAMYSAVLNLLQSDSQGRDDYTEACRFFWSALLEYQKGCGSGLKKPLALLKSLMLRVAKLAPCITDNTSDAVPGRLFMLPTSVLTSCREPSHSGKTAWRMYVNLMSMMGPNIRFLMMILYLVSSPTEQLFPRAALSLKYTFRWGLKGSG